The following DNA comes from Planktothrix serta PCC 8927.
GAAGGATGTGACAAAATTATTCAGCAAGAAGGAGGCGTGAATAAATCTGAACGGGCCAAAAAAGCCAAGGCTTTAGATTTATTAATCAAAGGGTTTGTGGAAAACCGCGATCGCATTCACACCCTCAACAACGCCACCTATTCGATGGAACAGTTCAACTTTTCCAACCTCAAAGAAGCGGCGGGTTATGCCCGTCGTGGCAGTAATAGCGCGGTCTTAAAACGCATCGAATACTATTGCTATCATCCCCTATTAAAAGATGGAAATGTCATTATTGACACCCCTGGAATTGATGCCCCAGTTGAAAAAGATGCCCAATTAACCTATAGCAAAATCGAGAACCCCGATACATCGGCGGTGGTCTGTGTTTTGAAACCTGCATCGGCGGGAGAAATGACAATAGAAGAAACAGAACTGTTAGAACGGATGCGTCAAAATCCCAGTATCCGCGATCGCGTTTTTTATATCTTTAATCGCATTGATGAGACTTGGTATAATGCCCAACTGCGTCAACGGTTAGATAACTTAATTTATTCTGATTTTCAGGATACTACAAGAGTCTATAAAACCAGTGGATTATTAGGGTTTTATGGGAGTCAAATTAAATCAACAACGGGACGCGATCGCTTTGGATTAGATAGTATTTTTGCTGAAAGTATAAAAGGATTTGGGGGAGAAGAAGAAACCCCTCAATTTGTCTATGCTTTTAATAACTATTGTGGTAGTTCTCGGAAGCTTCCGCTCCAATTTCGAGTCACCATTAATGGCTATGAATCTCCCAACCAAAACTATGTGAGAATTTTAGCAGATTGGGGACAACCCTTAATGGATCAGTTAATTAAAGATAGTGGAATTGAAGATTTTCGTACCGCAATTACTTACTATTTAACCCAAGAAAAACGTCCCCAACTGTTTAAAAATCTAGCCGATGATTTAGAAGATATTTGTATTCCTCTCCGCAAGTATTACGAATCAATTCAACGGGAATTAGACAGTCAACCGCGTGAAATTGAATCGATGAAAGCCCAGGAATTACAACTTCTAAATCAACAATTGCAAGAAGCCGGACAGGAGTTTCGAGATCATATTGCAGAAGAAGTGAATCGGATTATTACCAGTAAATGTGATGGCTTTGAGCAGGATTTTAATCAATTACAATCTCGGATGGTAAGACGTTTAGATGAATTATTAGATGCTTTTTCTGTAAAAGAAGCCTATAGTCGTGCAACCTTCAGCCATCCTCGCAATGCAACAGCACCGTTATTAGCGGTTTTAGTCGAAGCTTTGTATTATTTGGCGAACCAATTAGAGGATATTTTAGTAGAGGCGGTTCAATCTGTAAATGCTGGGTTTTTCCGTCGTTTAGTTGAACGAGTTCGCAAGACCGAATATTATCGCAAACTCAATCGTTTATTAGGGAATGATGGCGGAATAGAACTGCGGTTAAAACGGTTAGAAGAAGAAGTTAATCAAGCGTTAGTTGCGATGGCTAAAACAGAATGCGATCGCTATGTCCGAGAAAGTCCTAACTTCTATGATGAACGGACATTTTCAATTTATCAATTTCGCCAAACCCTATTACAAACCTCATCCAGTTATGATATTA
Coding sequences within:
- a CDS encoding dynamin family protein is translated as MNNPLSPQCQNLQHQVDGLVKLLHQEPSLRQQDITAIRASLNKVISPKFEIVFAGAFSAGKSMLINALLERELLYSAEGHATGTECYIDYAEPDEERVVLTFLSEAEIREQVAALCQLLGLSSNVNINRNDVIDLLVEGCDKIIQQEGGVNKSERAKKAKALDLLIKGFVENRDRIHTLNNATYSMEQFNFSNLKEAAGYARRGSNSAVLKRIEYYCYHPLLKDGNVIIDTPGIDAPVEKDAQLTYSKIENPDTSAVVCVLKPASAGEMTIEETELLERMRQNPSIRDRVFYIFNRIDETWYNAQLRQRLDNLIYSDFQDTTRVYKTSGLLGFYGSQIKSTTGRDRFGLDSIFAESIKGFGGEEETPQFVYAFNNYCGSSRKLPLQFRVTINGYESPNQNYVRILADWGQPLMDQLIKDSGIEDFRTAITYYLTQEKRPQLFKNLADDLEDICIPLRKYYESIQRELDSQPREIESMKAQELQLLNQQLQEAGQEFRDHIAEEVNRIITSKCDGFEQDFNQLQSRMVRRLDELLDAFSVKEAYSRATFSHPRNATAPLLAVLVEALYYLANQLEDILVEAVQSVNAGFFRRLVERVRKTEYYRKLNRLLGNDGGIELRLKRLEEEVNQALVAMAKTECDRYVRESPNFYDERTFSIYQFRQTLLQTSSSYDIKAMLDAEPAIRQLLKLDLEPKVAETINQTFRQTVNQTLKTQLLPMTEIQGEEIMQQYSQARAYLENTLEQEAEEKIKTNARFQSEVNQKIEEYNQFVSEINSCLQSMQLFEHLLPTISNSSTSDQRLDF